A stretch of the Alnus glutinosa chromosome 6, dhAlnGlut1.1, whole genome shotgun sequence genome encodes the following:
- the LOC133871320 gene encoding putative pentatricopeptide repeat-containing protein At1g12700, mitochondrial isoform X2, whose amino-acid sequence MWKEATKLWNEMVERKIMPDVRTFNILVDTLGKQGTLEEAKEVFDVMIRRGIEPNTITYTYLIDGYCLQNRMDEAVKTFNMMVGKGLPYVVSYSILIHGYCKIRRIDEAMSLFCEMTNNGMIPDVVTYTTLIGGFCRVGRLKNALELLHEMQVCGRHPNPLTYATLFDGVCKNLHFPKAMALFQEIEDKKLDLDIVIYNILIDGMCNAGKLMTARELFNTLPTKGFRANVRTYTIMIKGLCKEGLLKEARVLFEQMEENGCLPNHFTYNTIIQGFLQHNEISGVVKYIKMMVDKGFSANATTVTILINLLCTNQIDKTLQDFFQKSV is encoded by the coding sequence ATGTGGAAGGAGGCAACTAAACTATGGAATGAGATGGTAGAAAGGAAAATCATGCCAGATGTGCGTACATTCAACATATTGGTGGACACACTTGGCAAACAAGGGACGTTGGAAGAAgcaaaagaagtttttgatgTGATGATTCGGAGAGGCATAGAGCCTAACACAATCACTTACACTTATTTAATTGACGGTTATTGTTTGCAAAATAGAATGGATGAAGCTGTCAAAACATTTAATATGATGGTTGGAAAGGGTTTGCCTTATGTTGTTAGCTATAGCATACTGATCCATGGATATTGTAAAATTAGAAGAATTGATGAGGCAATGAGTCTCTTCTGTGAAATGACTAACAATGGCATGATTCCTGATGTTGTCACTTACACCACTCTTATAGGCGGGTTTTGCCGAGTTGGGAGACTTAAGAATGCACTAGAGCTACTCCATGAGATGCAAGTTTGTGGCCGACATCCCAATCCCCTAACTTATGCTACTTTGTTTGATGGCGTGTGTAAGAATCTACACTTTCCAAAGGCAATGGCATTGTTTCAAGAGATAGAAGACAAAAAATTAGACCTTGATATTGTAATTTACAACATCTTGATTGATGGTATGTGTAATGCTGGGAAACTAATGACTGCAAGAGAACTCTTTAATACTCTTCCTACCAAAGGTTTCCGAGCTAATGTTCGGACTTACACAATAATGATCAAAGGGCTTTGCAAAGAGGGACTACTAAAAGAAGCGAGGGTGTTATTTGAGCAAATGGAGGAAAATGGTTGTTTACCTAACCATTTCACATATAACACAATCATCCAAGGCTTCTTGCAACATAATGAGATATCAGGTGTAGTGAAATATATCAAGATGATGGTTGACAAAGGTTTCTCGGCAAATGCGACCACTGTGACCATTTTGATCAACTTGTTGTGTACTAATCAGATAGATAAAACATTAcaagatttttttcaaaaatctgtgtga
- the LOC133871320 gene encoding putative pentatricopeptide repeat-containing protein At1g12700, mitochondrial isoform X3, whose product MGGFCRVGRLKNALELLHEMQVCGRHPNPLTYATLFDGVCKNLHFPKAMALFQEIEDKKLDLDIVIYNILIDGMCNAGKLMTARELFNTLPTKGFRANVRTYTIMIKGLCKEGLLKEARVLFEQMEENGCLPNHFTYNTIIQGFLQHNEISGVVKYIKMMVDKGFSANATTVTILINLLCTNQIDKTLQDFFQKSV is encoded by the exons ATGG GCGGGTTTTGCCGAGTTGGGAGACTTAAGAATGCACTAGAGCTACTCCATGAGATGCAAGTTTGTGGCCGACATCCCAATCCCCTAACTTATGCTACTTTGTTTGATGGCGTGTGTAAGAATCTACACTTTCCAAAGGCAATGGCATTGTTTCAAGAGATAGAAGACAAAAAATTAGACCTTGATATTGTAATTTACAACATCTTGATTGATGGTATGTGTAATGCTGGGAAACTAATGACTGCAAGAGAACTCTTTAATACTCTTCCTACCAAAGGTTTCCGAGCTAATGTTCGGACTTACACAATAATGATCAAAGGGCTTTGCAAAGAGGGACTACTAAAAGAAGCGAGGGTGTTATTTGAGCAAATGGAGGAAAATGGTTGTTTACCTAACCATTTCACATATAACACAATCATCCAAGGCTTCTTGCAACATAATGAGATATCAGGTGTAGTGAAATATATCAAGATGATGGTTGACAAAGGTTTCTCGGCAAATGCGACCACTGTGACCATTTTGATCAACTTGTTGTGTACTAATCAGATAGATAAAACATTAcaagatttttttcaaaaatctgtgtga
- the LOC133871320 gene encoding putative pentatricopeptide repeat-containing protein At1g12700, mitochondrial isoform X1 has product MKFANKMEKIGYKPNTVTYGTIINGMCKIGKTNEAIELLRKMDERNLELNVVLYSTIIDSLCNDRLVIEALNFLSEMTSKGIQPNVFTYNSLIQGLCNFDMWKEATKLWNEMVERKIMPDVRTFNILVDTLGKQGTLEEAKEVFDVMIRRGIEPNTITYTYLIDGYCLQNRMDEAVKTFNMMVGKGLPYVVSYSILIHGYCKIRRIDEAMSLFCEMTNNGMIPDVVTYTTLIGGFCRVGRLKNALELLHEMQVCGRHPNPLTYATLFDGVCKNLHFPKAMALFQEIEDKKLDLDIVIYNILIDGMCNAGKLMTARELFNTLPTKGFRANVRTYTIMIKGLCKEGLLKEARVLFEQMEENGCLPNHFTYNTIIQGFLQHNEISGVVKYIKMMVDKGFSANATTVTILINLLCTNQIDKTLQDFFQKSV; this is encoded by the coding sequence ATGAAGTTTGCtaacaaaatggagaagataggCTATAAACCTAATACAGTTACTTATGGAACAATCATAAACGGTATGTGTAAAATAGGTAAGACTAATGAAGCTATTGAGTTGTTAAGAAAGATGGATGAAAGAAATCTTGAACTTAATGTAGTACTGTATAGCACAATCATTGATAGTTTATGTAACGACAGATTAGTAATTGAGGCTTTGAATTTTTTGTCTGAAATGACAAGTAAAGGAATTCAGCCAAACGTTTTCACTTACAATTCTTTAATTCAGGGCCTATGCAATTTCGACATGTGGAAGGAGGCAACTAAACTATGGAATGAGATGGTAGAAAGGAAAATCATGCCAGATGTGCGTACATTCAACATATTGGTGGACACACTTGGCAAACAAGGGACGTTGGAAGAAgcaaaagaagtttttgatgTGATGATTCGGAGAGGCATAGAGCCTAACACAATCACTTACACTTATTTAATTGACGGTTATTGTTTGCAAAATAGAATGGATGAAGCTGTCAAAACATTTAATATGATGGTTGGAAAGGGTTTGCCTTATGTTGTTAGCTATAGCATACTGATCCATGGATATTGTAAAATTAGAAGAATTGATGAGGCAATGAGTCTCTTCTGTGAAATGACTAACAATGGCATGATTCCTGATGTTGTCACTTACACCACTCTTATAGGCGGGTTTTGCCGAGTTGGGAGACTTAAGAATGCACTAGAGCTACTCCATGAGATGCAAGTTTGTGGCCGACATCCCAATCCCCTAACTTATGCTACTTTGTTTGATGGCGTGTGTAAGAATCTACACTTTCCAAAGGCAATGGCATTGTTTCAAGAGATAGAAGACAAAAAATTAGACCTTGATATTGTAATTTACAACATCTTGATTGATGGTATGTGTAATGCTGGGAAACTAATGACTGCAAGAGAACTCTTTAATACTCTTCCTACCAAAGGTTTCCGAGCTAATGTTCGGACTTACACAATAATGATCAAAGGGCTTTGCAAAGAGGGACTACTAAAAGAAGCGAGGGTGTTATTTGAGCAAATGGAGGAAAATGGTTGTTTACCTAACCATTTCACATATAACACAATCATCCAAGGCTTCTTGCAACATAATGAGATATCAGGTGTAGTGAAATATATCAAGATGATGGTTGACAAAGGTTTCTCGGCAAATGCGACCACTGTGACCATTTTGATCAACTTGTTGTGTACTAATCAGATAGATAAAACATTAcaagatttttttcaaaaatctgtgtga
- the LOC133871311 gene encoding EG45-like domain containing protein, translating into MGANIHQVLLIVGTIICFASVSNAAQGTATFYETPYVPSACNGFEDDGNLIAAASDSIWQNRSACGRYYLVQCIGATNQAPQPCKHTAVEVKIVDYCPPGCRGTINLSKDAFSIIADPRAGRIKVNYTESSNMEKPEKHILRRYGNGKL; encoded by the exons atgggAGCAAATATTCATCAAGTTCTACTTATTGTTGGCACCATCATATGTTTTGCCTCTGTTTCGAATGCTGCTCAAGGGACTGCCACCTTCTACGAAACTCCTTATGTtc CCTCTGCATGTAATGGATTTGAGGATGATGGTAATTTGATAGCAGCAGCAAGTGATAGTATATGGCAAAATAGGTCAGCATGTGGGAGATATTACCTTGTACAATGTATTGGTGCGACTAACCAAGCACCACAACCTTGCAAGCACACCGCCGTCGAGGTTAAAATCGTTGATTATTGCCCACCAGGATGCCGCGGAACCATTAATCTTTCGAAAGATGCTTTCTCTATCATTGCTGATCCCCGTGCTGGAAGAATTAAGGTTAACTATACAGAGAGCTCAAACA tGGAAAAACCGGAGAAGCATATATTAAGAAGGTATGGTAATGGCAAGTTATGA